Proteins encoded together in one Dehalococcoidia bacterium window:
- a CDS encoding VWA domain-containing protein yields MSGPRARPLFPFTAIVGQEQMRLALLLHAVNPALGGVLVRGQKGTAKSTAVRALAALLPEIERVAGCPYGCDPREIAAACESCSQRITASEAPAVERARVPVVELPIGATEDRVVGSLDLESAIQSGERRFEPGLLARANRGILYMDEVNLLGDHLVDLLLDAAAMGRNYVEREGVSISHPAQVMLIGTMNPEEGELRPQLLDRFALAVEVGGLNDADARAAAVRNRLAFERDPAGFIAAQAPVEAAERDRLERARARLPRVELPSAMLDLAVQLCAGFGVDGLRADLALCRAAIALAAYRGRGCVTLADVRAVAPLVLAHRRRRQPFEQPGIDEAQLDEALAEFENRQDGAGRGDSSGSEPSIPAPAATPSINGASASAPAGTEPRERRGEAAPVVTPAPERWTAPSELARPLTLPQVLARAQREARGRRPAPTGTRGEVVRSGRPRGRPRELALAATLRAAAPYQRSRRSAAAAGRGIVLRDGDLRERVRRGRSGNLVLFALDASGSMGARARMAAAKRQVLDLLLDVYRRRDRVAIVVFRGSGAVLALPPTNSVDLAQQRLIALPTGGRTPLAAGLRLAAETARRAASDDRGLRPLLVLVSDGRANAEAGGADPWRSAQSEAERWRAAGWPSVVLDPEPGRAGAGLARSVAGSLGATYLHGGTGAESSLRAARRP; encoded by the coding sequence GTGAGCGGTCCTCGCGCCCGCCCGCTCTTCCCCTTCACCGCCATCGTCGGGCAGGAACAGATGCGCCTGGCGCTGCTGCTGCACGCGGTCAATCCCGCCTTGGGCGGCGTGCTGGTGCGCGGGCAGAAGGGCACCGCCAAGTCGACGGCAGTGCGGGCGCTGGCCGCCTTGCTGCCCGAGATCGAGCGCGTCGCCGGCTGCCCGTATGGCTGCGACCCGCGCGAGATCGCCGCCGCCTGCGAGTCGTGCTCGCAGCGGATCACCGCGAGCGAAGCGCCGGCCGTCGAACGGGCGCGCGTGCCCGTCGTGGAGCTGCCGATCGGAGCGACAGAAGATCGCGTGGTCGGCAGCCTGGACCTGGAGAGCGCAATTCAGAGCGGCGAGCGACGCTTCGAGCCGGGCCTGCTGGCGCGGGCGAACCGCGGCATTTTATACATGGACGAAGTCAACCTGCTCGGCGATCACCTGGTCGATCTCCTGCTCGATGCGGCGGCGATGGGCCGCAACTACGTCGAGCGCGAGGGCGTCTCCATAAGCCACCCGGCGCAGGTGATGCTGATCGGCACGATGAACCCGGAAGAGGGCGAGCTGCGGCCACAACTGCTGGACCGCTTCGCCCTGGCCGTCGAGGTCGGCGGGCTGAACGATGCCGACGCCCGCGCCGCCGCTGTGCGCAACCGCCTGGCATTCGAGCGCGACCCGGCGGGCTTCATCGCCGCGCAGGCGCCCGTCGAGGCGGCAGAACGGGATCGGCTCGAACGGGCGCGGGCAAGGCTACCGCGGGTTGAGTTGCCCTCGGCCATGCTCGACCTTGCTGTGCAGCTTTGCGCCGGCTTCGGTGTCGACGGCCTGCGCGCCGACCTTGCCCTCTGCCGCGCGGCCATTGCGCTGGCCGCTTACCGCGGCCGCGGCTGCGTGACGCTGGCAGACGTGCGTGCGGTGGCGCCGCTGGTGCTGGCGCACCGGCGGCGGCGCCAACCGTTCGAGCAGCCCGGCATCGACGAAGCCCAGCTCGACGAGGCGCTGGCAGAATTCGAGAACCGGCAGGATGGGGCGGGACGGGGCGACAGTTCCGGCTCCGAGCCATCGATTCCGGCGCCGGCAGCCACCCCCTCAATCAACGGGGCTTCTGCGAGTGCACCCGCTGGAACCGAACCGCGCGAGCGGCGTGGCGAGGCGGCGCCGGTCGTGACCCCAGCGCCGGAGCGCTGGACCGCGCCGAGCGAGCTGGCTCGGCCGCTGACGCTGCCGCAGGTGCTGGCGCGGGCGCAGCGCGAGGCGCGCGGCCGCCGGCCTGCGCCCACTGGCACACGCGGAGAGGTCGTCCGCTCCGGCCGGCCGCGGGGCCGGCCGCGCGAGCTGGCGCTGGCGGCGACGCTGCGCGCGGCCGCGCCGTACCAACGGTCGCGGCGATCAGCGGCGGCGGCAGGGCGGGGCATCGTTTTGCGCGACGGCGATCTGCGGGAGCGGGTGCGGCGCGGGCGCAGCGGCAACCTGGTGCTCTTCGCCCTCGACGCCAGCGGCTCAATGGGCGCTCGCGCGCGCATGGCGGCCGCGAAACGACAGGTGCTCGACTTGCTGCTGGACGTGTACCGGCGCCGCGACCGCGTGGCGATAGTCGTCTTCCGTGGCTCTGGCGCCGTGCTGGCGCTGCCGCCCACAAACAGCGTCGACCTCGCACAGCAGCGACTGATCGCCCTGCCCACCGGCGGCCGCACGCCGCTGGCGGCGGGGCTGCGGCTGGCCGCGGAAACCGCGCGGCGCGCGGCAAGCGACGATCGCGGCCTGCGACCACTGCTCGTGCTGGTTTCGGACGGCCGTGCCAACGCCGAGGCCGGCGGCGCCGACCCGTGGCGTTCGGCACAGAGTGAGGCCGAACGCTGGCGCGCCGCGGGCTGGCCCAGCGTCGTGCTCGACCCCGAGCCCGGCCGAGCCGGCGCCGGCCTCGCACGCTCCGTCGCCGGCTCACTGGGTGCGACGTATCTGCACGGCGGCACGGGCGCTGAGTCGTCGTTGCGTGCAGCGAGGCGGCCATGA
- a CDS encoding precorrin-8X methylmutase produces the protein MSGARAAAASLVERYALPPDEIERRSLGIVAPAVGERFADPGEQSVATRVVYAAGDLELARSLRFSCAPLPAAIAALRGRCHVVTDVRMVAAALDRARLQRLGCELLCAIDTPGVAEAARGAGVTRSLAGIRLLAARLDAAVVVIGNAPTALLGLLDLVDAGTVRPACVIGMPVGFVAAAEAKAELLRRHLPAIAIEGTRGGSAVAAAALNVLLRLALDEPAVPLPAPSEIGGPPR, from the coding sequence ATGAGCGGAGCACGTGCGGCCGCTGCGTCGTTGGTAGAGCGTTACGCCCTGCCGCCGGATGAGATCGAGCGGCGCAGCCTGGGCATCGTCGCGCCTGCCGTCGGCGAACGCTTCGCGGACCCCGGCGAGCAGTCCGTCGCCACGCGGGTGGTCTATGCCGCCGGCGATCTCGAGCTGGCGCGCTCGCTGCGCTTCTCCTGTGCGCCGCTGCCGGCGGCGATCGCAGCCTTGCGCGGGAGGTGCCACGTGGTAACCGACGTGCGCATGGTCGCCGCGGCGCTCGACCGCGCGCGCCTGCAGCGGCTGGGCTGCGAGCTGCTTTGCGCGATCGATACGCCCGGAGTTGCCGAAGCGGCCCGCGGCGCCGGCGTGACGCGCTCGCTCGCCGGCATACGGCTGCTGGCCGCGCGGCTCGACGCCGCCGTGGTGGTAATCGGCAACGCGCCGACAGCGCTGCTCGGTCTGCTGGATCTGGTCGACGCCGGCACGGTGCGGCCCGCCTGCGTGATTGGCATGCCGGTGGGTTTCGTGGCCGCCGCCGAGGCGAAGGCCGAGCTCCTGCGGCGGCACCTGCCGGCGATCGCGATCGAGGGCACGCGCGGCGGCTCGGCCGTGGCGGCGGCGGCGCTCAACGTCCTCCTGCGCCTCGCTCTCGATGAGCCGGCGGTACCCTTGCCGGCGCCGAGCGAAATAGGCGGTCCGCCGCGATGA
- a CDS encoding cobalt-precorrin-5B (C(1))-methyltransferase, with translation MNDGEMEIVRRRGMRTGYTTGACAAAAAAAATQALLSGVAPAEVTIHLPVGRDASFALVNWRVEPIRAGCGVIKDAGDDPDVTHGAEIRATVWRGCAPGIELRGGEGVGTVTLPGLGLAIGGPAINPVPRRMICDEVTRAAGDGLKTHGLVVEISVPRGAEIAKKTLNARLGIVGGISILGTTGIVRPYSTASYRASVGQGIDVAAANGQHEVVLSTGGRSEQFVQALLDLPEVCFVEMGEFTGYALKRAVQRRLRRATLAGMIGKFSKIAQGHFMTHVAGNRVDPAFLAALAARAGADSALQAEIAAANTARHAQELAQRHGLSAFFELIAAEAAGRSRDHVHGELAVEAILFDFDGAVLGRAGLPACEARQ, from the coding sequence ATGAACGACGGAGAGATGGAGATCGTCCGCCGCCGCGGCATGCGCACCGGCTACACCACCGGCGCGTGCGCGGCCGCCGCGGCCGCCGCCGCCACGCAGGCGCTGCTCAGCGGCGTGGCGCCGGCCGAGGTCACCATCCACCTGCCGGTGGGACGCGATGCCAGTTTTGCCCTCGTGAACTGGCGGGTTGAACCCATCCGCGCCGGATGCGGGGTGATCAAGGACGCCGGCGACGACCCCGACGTCACCCACGGCGCCGAGATCCGCGCCACGGTCTGGCGCGGATGCGCGCCCGGCATCGAGCTGCGCGGTGGCGAGGGCGTGGGCACCGTGACGTTGCCGGGGCTCGGCCTGGCGATCGGCGGCCCGGCGATCAACCCCGTGCCGCGACGCATGATCTGTGACGAGGTCACGCGGGCCGCGGGCGACGGGCTCAAGACGCACGGTCTGGTCGTCGAGATCAGCGTGCCGCGCGGCGCGGAGATCGCGAAGAAGACGCTGAACGCGCGCCTGGGCATCGTCGGCGGCATCTCGATCCTGGGCACGACGGGTATCGTGCGGCCCTACTCCACCGCCTCGTACCGGGCGAGCGTGGGCCAGGGCATCGACGTGGCCGCTGCCAATGGGCAGCACGAGGTCGTGCTGAGCACCGGCGGCCGCAGTGAGCAGTTCGTGCAGGCGCTGCTGGACCTGCCCGAAGTCTGCTTCGTGGAGATGGGAGAGTTCACGGGCTACGCGCTGAAGCGGGCCGTGCAACGGCGGCTGCGCCGTGCCACGCTCGCCGGCATGATCGGCAAGTTCTCCAAGATCGCCCAGGGCCACTTCATGACTCACGTCGCCGGCAACCGCGTCGACCCGGCATTCCTTGCCGCACTGGCCGCGCGGGCGGGCGCGGATTCCGCGTTGCAGGCAGAGATCGCCGCTGCCAACACCGCCCGTCATGCGCAGGAGCTGGCCCAGCGGCACGGCCTGTCCGCGTTCTTCGAGCTCATCGCCGCGGAGGCCGCCGGCAGAAGCCGCGATCACGTGCACGGGGAGCTGGCCGTGGAGGCGATCCTCTTCGATTTCGATGGCGCCGTGCTCGGCCGCGCCGGCCTTCCCGCCTGCGAGGCCCGACAGTGA
- the cbiE gene encoding precorrin-6y C5,15-methyltransferase (decarboxylating) subunit CbiE, which yields MSRGEGGGWPVVHIVGIGDGGAETLAPPQRALVEAADLLCGGVRHLAFFPEHAAERFAIRSNIAALGDLLEASVGRRRAVVLASGDPCFYGVGPLLAQRLGRERVCIHPVAGSVALAFARLGLPWQDAAVLSAHGRPLASILPRALCGRLLAILTDAENTPARVAEALRRAGMENARAAVCERLGGSAERLVHGRLDDIARQEFDPLNLLVIDRESCPSADRPGFGLDESSYESERGQITKAEVRAITLSKLEPWRHALVWDIGSGSGSLAIELAGQMPHGRLIAIEPDPAQLTVMRRNLARYPRSNLTLIAGAAPEALAGLPAPDGVFIGGSGGALLEVLRTSAGALRPGGRLVANFTLLESVAEWQAFAGERGWPAQMVQVSIARGAPLGGGTHLSPLGPVFVASLSRPEAAR from the coding sequence GTGAGCCGTGGCGAAGGCGGTGGCTGGCCGGTCGTGCACATCGTCGGCATCGGCGACGGCGGCGCCGAGACGCTGGCGCCGCCGCAGCGCGCCCTGGTCGAGGCCGCCGATCTGCTGTGCGGCGGCGTCCGCCACCTCGCCTTCTTCCCGGAGCATGCGGCAGAGCGGTTCGCGATCCGCAGCAACATTGCGGCGCTCGGCGACCTGCTCGAAGCGAGTGTCGGCAGGCGCCGTGCGGTCGTGCTCGCCTCGGGCGATCCGTGCTTTTACGGCGTCGGGCCGCTGTTGGCGCAACGACTCGGGCGCGAGCGCGTGTGCATTCATCCCGTCGCCGGCTCGGTCGCGCTCGCCTTCGCGCGGCTCGGCCTGCCGTGGCAGGACGCGGCGGTGCTCTCGGCGCATGGCCGGCCGCTGGCAAGCATCCTCCCGCGGGCGCTCTGCGGCCGTCTGCTGGCGATCCTCACCGACGCGGAGAACACCCCCGCCCGTGTGGCCGAAGCGCTGCGGCGTGCGGGCATGGAGAACGCCCGCGCCGCGGTTTGCGAGCGCCTCGGAGGGTCCGCCGAGCGCCTCGTTCATGGCCGGTTGGACGACATCGCGCGGCAGGAATTCGATCCGCTCAACCTGCTCGTGATCGATCGCGAGTCGTGCCCGTCTGCCGACCGACCCGGCTTCGGGCTCGATGAGTCGAGCTACGAAAGCGAGCGCGGCCAGATCACGAAGGCCGAGGTGCGCGCGATCACGTTGAGCAAGCTGGAGCCCTGGCGCCACGCGCTGGTCTGGGACATCGGCAGCGGCTCCGGCTCGCTGGCGATTGAGCTGGCCGGCCAGATGCCGCACGGTCGCTTGATCGCGATCGAGCCGGATCCCGCGCAGCTCACGGTGATGCGCCGCAACCTCGCCCGCTATCCACGATCGAATCTCACGCTCATAGCCGGCGCCGCTCCCGAAGCACTGGCCGGGCTGCCCGCCCCGGACGGCGTGTTCATCGGCGGCAGCGGCGGAGCGCTCCTGGAGGTGCTCCGCACATCTGCCGGGGCATTGCGGCCCGGCGGCCGCCTGGTTGCGAACTTCACCCTGCTGGAAAGCGTGGCAGAGTGGCAAGCGTTCGCCGGTGAGCGTGGCTGGCCGGCCCAGATGGTGCAGGTGTCGATCGCGCGCGGCGCGCCGCTTGGCGGCGGCACGCATCTGTCACCGCTCGGCCCGGTGTTTGTTGCCAGCCTGAGCCGTCCGGAGGCAGCGCGGTGA
- the cobI gene encoding precorrin-2 C(20)-methyltransferase: MSTGTLYGIGAGPGDPELITLKGLRILRSVRVVYVPATAPGRSMAATIVRPHLSPDRQRIIELVCPPLRDRAALLRRWAELAAEVAAVLASGEDAAFVTEGDPSLYSTFQYLAGALHDQHPALRIETVPGIASPFAAAALAGTPLAMWDEALGIVPATAPPPVLEAISGACATTAVLKPSAAPGSLARLMHSNGAELTTIRRVGWPEQQLTRGPEALALAAEDYFTIALLRRRNG, from the coding sequence GTGAGCACCGGCACGCTGTACGGCATCGGCGCCGGCCCCGGCGACCCCGAGCTGATCACGCTCAAGGGGCTGAGGATATTGCGAAGCGTGCGCGTGGTCTACGTGCCGGCCACGGCGCCGGGCCGCAGCATGGCCGCGACGATCGTGCGGCCGCATCTTTCGCCCGACCGCCAGCGCATCATCGAGCTGGTCTGCCCACCGCTGCGCGATCGGGCCGCGCTGCTGCGGCGCTGGGCCGAGCTTGCCGCAGAGGTGGCGGCTGTGCTGGCATCGGGCGAGGATGCGGCATTTGTCACGGAAGGCGATCCGTCGCTCTACAGCACGTTTCAGTACCTTGCCGGGGCGCTGCACGATCAACATCCGGCGCTGCGCATCGAGACGGTGCCCGGTATCGCCTCGCCCTTCGCCGCGGCGGCGCTTGCCGGCACACCCCTGGCGATGTGGGACGAAGCCCTCGGCATCGTGCCTGCAACCGCGCCGCCGCCGGTGCTGGAGGCGATCTCGGGCGCTTGTGCCACGACGGCAGTCCTGAAACCGAGCGCAGCACCCGGAAGCCTGGCGAGGCTCATGCACAGCAACGGCGCGGAGCTCACCACCATCCGGCGGGTCGGCTGGCCGGAACAGCAACTCACCCGCGGGCCGGAAGCGCTGGCGCTGGCAGCGGAGGACTATTTCACGATCGCCCTGCTGCGGCGGAGGAACGGATGA
- the cobM gene encoding precorrin-4 C(11)-methyltransferase — translation MTGGHVFFIGAGPGAPDLLTLRGREIIGKADLVIYADSLVHPGVAAFAPPGAEVIGSAALTLEQTTAKLIEAARAGKTVARLQSGDPSIYGAMHEQLQLLEAAGVPCTIVPGVSSAFAAAAVLGRELTVPDVSQTVIFTRMAGRTSLPAGERLSDLAVHGATLVIFLSIPLIERVVEELRAGGYPPETPAAVVYRATWEDELVLRGTLDDIAQQSKAAKLQLQALILVGRALDPALRKAEVRHRSNLYDPAYTQRHRQGGGPPSPEVAEP, via the coding sequence ATGACGGGCGGACACGTCTTTTTCATCGGCGCCGGACCCGGAGCGCCCGACCTGCTGACGCTGCGCGGCCGCGAGATCATCGGCAAGGCGGATCTCGTGATCTACGCCGACTCGCTGGTGCACCCCGGCGTCGCCGCCTTCGCACCGCCCGGCGCCGAAGTGATCGGCAGCGCGGCGCTGACGCTGGAGCAGACGACGGCGAAGCTGATCGAAGCGGCAAGAGCAGGCAAGACCGTCGCCCGGCTGCAGAGCGGCGATCCGTCGATCTACGGCGCAATGCACGAGCAGTTGCAACTCCTCGAAGCCGCGGGCGTGCCCTGCACGATCGTGCCCGGCGTGAGCTCGGCATTCGCCGCCGCCGCCGTGCTCGGCCGCGAGCTCACCGTGCCGGATGTTTCTCAGACCGTGATCTTCACGCGCATGGCCGGGCGCACCTCCCTCCCAGCGGGCGAGCGGCTGAGCGACCTCGCGGTCCACGGCGCCACGCTCGTGATCTTCCTCAGCATTCCCCTGATCGAGCGCGTGGTAGAGGAACTGCGGGCCGGCGGCTATCCGCCGGAAACGCCGGCGGCCGTCGTCTACCGCGCCACCTGGGAGGACGAGCTGGTGCTGCGCGGCACGCTGGACGACATCGCCCAGCAAAGCAAAGCGGCGAAGCTACAACTGCAGGCCCTGATCCTCGTCGGCAGGGCGCTCGATCCGGCGCTGCGCAAGGCAGAAGTGCGGCACCGCTCGAACCTGTACGATCCGGCCTACACCCAGCGCCACCGGCAGGGCGGCGGGCCGCCGTCGCCGGAGGTTGCCGAGCCGTGA
- a CDS encoding cobalamin biosynthesis protein — translation MTPPSKVSIIAVSRRGSALAVTVGAALPGARLLLPRRFVAAHAEAYDGGVLVAVAAAFAQAEALVLIMATGIAVRAVAPLLRDKPTDPAIVVIDDAGRFAISLAGGHLGGANALAAHLAGAIGAVPVITTASEGAGVPALDLIAAQLGWRIDSGSDLTRVMAALVNGEPVALLQECGSRDWLADRGCANLRSIAGTDELGANDAGVIVVSCIGEPEPTSTLPRVLLRPPVLALGAGCSTGAAADELIDLAHHALARAGLSPACVAAVATIDRRHADPAIVALGRLFNAPIQSFTSSELDAAPGAWRRSQVVFGAVGTGGVCEPAAILAAGGGSLIVSKRKSAHCTVAVAHRGEASRHSPRLPMPEEA, via the coding sequence GTGACGCCGCCTTCGAAGGTCTCGATCATCGCCGTTTCGAGGCGCGGCAGCGCCCTCGCCGTGACCGTCGGTGCGGCGCTGCCCGGTGCGCGGCTGCTGTTGCCGCGCCGCTTCGTGGCCGCCCATGCCGAGGCATATGACGGTGGGGTACTCGTCGCGGTCGCCGCGGCGTTCGCGCAGGCAGAGGCGCTGGTGCTGATCATGGCCACGGGCATCGCCGTGCGCGCGGTGGCGCCGCTGCTGCGCGACAAGCCGACCGATCCGGCGATCGTCGTGATCGACGATGCCGGCCGCTTCGCGATCAGCCTCGCCGGCGGACACCTGGGCGGCGCCAACGCCCTGGCCGCCCATCTCGCCGGCGCGATCGGCGCCGTGCCGGTGATCACCACCGCCAGCGAGGGGGCGGGGGTGCCGGCGCTGGACCTGATCGCGGCGCAGCTTGGTTGGCGTATCGATAGCGGCAGCGATCTCACGCGCGTGATGGCGGCGCTGGTGAACGGCGAACCCGTCGCGCTCTTGCAAGAGTGCGGCTCACGCGACTGGCTGGCCGATCGGGGCTGCGCGAACCTGCGATCGATTGCCGGCACCGACGAGCTCGGAGCGAACGACGCGGGCGTGATCGTCGTCTCCTGCATTGGCGAGCCGGAGCCTACTTCCACGCTGCCGCGCGTGCTGCTGCGGCCACCGGTGCTGGCCCTGGGAGCCGGCTGCAGCACCGGCGCGGCGGCGGACGAATTGATCGACCTCGCGCACCACGCGCTCGCCCGCGCCGGCCTCTCACCGGCGTGCGTCGCCGCCGTCGCCACCATCGACCGCCGCCACGCTGATCCCGCGATCGTGGCACTGGGCCGTCTTTTCAATGCGCCGATCCAGAGCTTCACCAGCAGTGAACTGGACGCGGCTCCGGGCGCATGGCGGCGTTCGCAGGTGGTGTTCGGCGCGGTTGGAACGGGCGGCGTCTGCGAGCCTGCGGCGATCCTGGCGGCTGGCGGCGGCTCGCTGATCGTATCCAAGCGGAAGTCGGCGCACTGCACCGTCGCGGTTGCGCATCGTGGCGAGGCGTCGCGGCATTCGCCCCGCTTGCCCATGCCGGAGGAAGCATGA
- the cobJ gene encoding precorrin-3B C(17)-methyltransferase has translation MIDDGKARTLAHGGALFIVGTGPGHPDLLTRQAERCLRAADAIVGYRLYLELLRPLLPAATFHPGELSEERARAALAIDLALAGRRVALVGSGDAGVYGLAGLALELLEERGAHELPVEVVPGVTAALSAAALLGAPLGHDFCAISLSDLLTPWEAIQARLEAAAQADFVTVLYNPASARRRRQLEAALAVFLRHRPAGTPVGMVRNAYREQQSVILTSLTELPIARVDMLTTVVIGNSATRAWNGRLITPRGYRLAGEAQGAPATAAEPAPTDGGIVLVGHGSRDAAGQGAFREFAAALEQRLGEPVAPAFLEFNEPPIVEAVRRLVAGGARRLTVMPLFLGAATHQKNDVPAALHWLRAQHGALQFDCAAPLGAHAAVADTLAQRALEACMAAGPDGSAWQPRETALLLVGRGSHDPDSNGELFKTARLVTEGRRFALVESCFIALTEPDVAAGVDRCARLGARRVVLAPQLLFPGVLVERTRRLALALAARYPELSLRAAAPLGAAPPMLDLVLERIREARAGLARANCDTCKYRVRMAGFEDELGLPQGSDHNHGLRGTPLHTHGADHAALPAAQAREPAV, from the coding sequence ATGATCGACGACGGCAAGGCGCGTACTCTCGCGCACGGCGGCGCGCTGTTCATCGTGGGCACCGGCCCCGGCCATCCCGATCTGCTCACCCGCCAGGCCGAACGCTGCCTGCGCGCCGCCGATGCGATCGTCGGCTACCGCCTCTATCTCGAACTGCTGCGGCCGTTGCTGCCCGCGGCGACGTTTCACCCGGGCGAGCTGAGCGAAGAGCGGGCACGAGCCGCGCTGGCGATCGACCTGGCGCTGGCCGGGCGCCGCGTCGCGCTCGTCGGCAGCGGCGACGCCGGCGTCTATGGCCTCGCCGGCCTGGCGCTGGAGTTGCTGGAGGAGCGGGGCGCGCACGAGCTGCCGGTCGAGGTCGTGCCGGGGGTGACGGCCGCGCTTTCGGCCGCGGCCCTGCTGGGCGCGCCGCTGGGCCACGACTTCTGCGCGATCAGCCTCAGCGACCTGCTCACGCCCTGGGAGGCGATCCAGGCCCGCCTCGAGGCCGCGGCGCAGGCCGACTTCGTGACGGTGCTGTACAACCCGGCCAGCGCCCGCCGCCGCCGCCAACTTGAGGCAGCGCTTGCGGTGTTCCTGCGCCACCGGCCGGCCGGAACGCCGGTTGGCATGGTACGCAACGCTTACCGTGAGCAGCAGTCGGTCATCCTGACTTCGCTTACCGAATTGCCGATCGCGCGGGTGGATATGTTGACCACGGTGGTGATCGGCAACTCGGCCACCCGCGCCTGGAACGGTCGCCTAATCACGCCGCGCGGCTATCGCCTCGCCGGCGAGGCGCAGGGCGCACCGGCAACGGCTGCCGAGCCCGCGCCAACGGACGGCGGCATCGTGCTGGTCGGCCACGGCAGCCGCGACGCCGCGGGCCAGGGCGCCTTCCGCGAGTTCGCCGCGGCATTGGAGCAGCGGCTGGGGGAGCCGGTCGCCCCCGCCTTCCTCGAATTCAACGAGCCGCCGATCGTCGAGGCCGTGCGCCGGCTGGTGGCGGGAGGCGCACGTCGGTTAACGGTGATGCCGCTGTTTCTCGGCGCCGCGACGCATCAGAAAAACGACGTTCCGGCCGCCCTGCACTGGCTGCGCGCGCAGCACGGCGCGCTCCAGTTCGACTGCGCCGCGCCGCTCGGCGCCCACGCGGCCGTCGCCGACACGCTGGCTCAGCGCGCCTTGGAAGCCTGCATGGCCGCGGGGCCGGACGGCTCCGCCTGGCAGCCGCGGGAGACGGCGCTGCTGCTTGTCGGGCGCGGCAGTCATGATCCAGACAGCAACGGCGAACTGTTCAAGACGGCGCGCCTGGTGACCGAAGGCCGGCGCTTCGCCCTCGTCGAGTCCTGCTTCATCGCCCTCACGGAACCGGATGTGGCCGCGGGCGTGGATCGCTGCGCACGGCTCGGCGCCCGCCGGGTCGTGCTGGCGCCGCAGCTGCTCTTCCCCGGCGTGCTGGTGGAACGCACGCGGCGGCTCGCGCTCGCCCTGGCGGCGCGCTATCCGGAGCTGAGCCTGAGAGCGGCGGCGCCGCTCGGCGCCGCGCCGCCAATGCTCGACCTCGTCCTGGAGCGCATCCGCGAAGCGCGCGCCGGCCTGGCCCGCGCCAACTGCGACACCTGCAAGTACCGCGTGCGCATGGCCGGCTTTGAGGACGAGCTTGGCCTGCCGCAGGGCTCGGACCACAACCACGGCCTGCGGGGCACGCCACTTCACACGCACGGAGCTGACCACGCGGCACTTCCGGCGGCACAGGCGCGCGAGCCCGCCGTATGA
- a CDS encoding VOC family protein — MLVDAIDHVILPVTDAHAAAEPFARLGLNLFPGTRHQDAGTENRGFFVGDAANGFYVEALGITDRAAALRAHGEPLLAAADAGRGLSGVVLRTGDLAAAATRLKAHGLDCQVREVRGADGTKICDLATVRGAHANAVGLRLIQYFPSHEERWARRESAGLTAHAFPLKRLDHLAVIAPDLEGDTRFWREVMEAPLAGEVSSPAMRIRQIGIGDAMLELLGPASPDSPLASRPPGLVSVIAFEVADLDAALTEARRRGFNPSPAEPGVLPGTRRAVIQPAEFSGITLQLLQYV; from the coding sequence ATGCTGGTTGACGCGATCGACCATGTGATCCTGCCCGTAACCGACGCCCACGCCGCGGCGGAGCCCTTCGCCCGCCTTGGCCTCAATCTCTTTCCCGGTACGCGCCATCAAGACGCGGGCACGGAGAACCGAGGCTTCTTCGTCGGTGACGCGGCTAACGGCTTCTACGTCGAAGCGCTGGGCATCACCGATCGCGCGGCTGCCCTGCGCGCCCATGGCGAGCCGTTGCTCGCGGCGGCGGACGCGGGGCGTGGTCTGAGCGGCGTGGTGCTGCGCACGGGCGACCTTGCCGCAGCCGCGACCCGGCTCAAAGCGCACGGTCTCGATTGCCAGGTGCGCGAGGTGCGCGGCGCAGACGGCACGAAAATCTGCGATCTGGCAACGGTGCGCGGCGCACATGCGAACGCCGTCGGCCTGCGCCTGATCCAGTATTTCCCTTCGCACGAAGAGCGCTGGGCGCGGCGCGAGTCCGCCGGGCTGACGGCGCACGCCTTCCCGCTCAAGCGGCTGGACCACCTGGCGGTGATCGCGCCGGATCTGGAGGGTGATACCCGCTTCTGGCGCGAGGTGATGGAGGCGCCGCTTGCCGGCGAGGTCAGCTCGCCCGCGATGCGCATTCGGCAAATCGGCATCGGCGACGCAATGCTGGAACTGCTCGGACCAGCCTCGCCGGACAGCCCACTGGCATCGCGCCCGCCGGGACTGGTGAGCGTGATCGCCTTCGAGGTTGCCGATCTCGATGCCGCGCTGACGGAGGCGCGCCGCCGTGGCTTCAACCCCTCGCCCGCCGAGCCGGGTGTGCTACCGGGCACCCGTCGCGCCGTGATTCAGCCGGCCGAGTTCAGCGGCATCACGCTGCAGCTACTGCAGTACGTCTGA